Proteins found in one Populus alba chromosome 14, ASM523922v2, whole genome shotgun sequence genomic segment:
- the LOC118041109 gene encoding aspartic proteinase CDR1, whose product MAAFQSPLSLALAIALLCVSSFGCIYARKVGFTVDLIHRDSPLSPFYNSEETDLQRINNALRRSISRVHHFDPIAAASVSPKAAESDVTSNGGEYLMSLSLGTPPFKIMGIADTGSDLIWTQCKPCERCYKQVDPLFDPKSSKTYRDFSCDARQCSLLDQSTCSGNICQYRYSYGDRSYTMGNVASDTITLDSTTGSPVSFPKTVIGCGHENDGTFSDKGSGIVGLGAGPLSLISQMGSSVGGKFSYCLVPLSSRAGNSSKLNFGGNAVVSGPGVQSTPLLSSETMSTFYILTLEAMSVGNERIKFGDSSLGTGEGNIIIDSGTTLTIVPDDFFSNLSTAVGNQVEGRRAEDPSGLLSVCYSATSDLKVPAITAHFTGADVKLEPINTFVQVSDDVVCLAFASTTSGISIYGNVAQMNFLVEYNIQGKSLSFKPTDCTTK is encoded by the coding sequence ATGGCAGCTTTTCAATCTCCTCTCTCCTTGGCTCTGGCAATTGCACTTCTGTGTGTTTCTAGCTTTGGCTGCATCTATGCCCGCAAAGTTGGCTTCACTGTGGACCTAATCCACCGTGATTCACCACTGTCTCCTTTCTACAACTCTGAAGAGACTGACCTCCAGCGTATCAACAATGCTTTGCGTCGATCCATTAGTCGTGTCCACCACTTCGATCCAATTGCTGCTGCTTCGGTCTCTCCTAAAGCGGCTGAATCTGATGTTACATCCAACGGAGGTGAATACCTCATGAGTTTATCCTTGGGGACACCGCCTTTTAAGATTATGGGCATAGCAGATACAGGAAGTGATCTGATATGGACACAGTGCAAGCCATGCGAGAGATGTTACAAACAAGTGGATCCTCTTTTTGATCCAAAGTCTTCCAAAACTTATAGAGATTTTTCTTGTGACGCAAGGCAATGCAGCTTGCTGGATCAAAGTACTTGCTCTGGTAATATTTGCCAATACCGATATTCTTATGGTGATCGATCGTACACCATGGGAAATGTTGCTTCTGATACCATCACTTTGGATTCCACAACAGGCAGTCCAGTGTCTTTCCCTAAAACTGTCATTGGCTGTGGACACGAAAATGATGGAACCTTCAGTGACAAAGGTTCAGGTATCGTTGGCCTCGGAGCCGGTCCACTGTCCCTTATTTCTCAAATGGGTTCTTCAGTCGGTGGCAAATTCTCCTACTGTTTGGTGCCACTTTCCTCCCGAGCTGGAAACTCGAGCAAACTAAACTTTGGTGGCAACGCTGTTGTTTCAGGTCCTGGAGTTCAATCTACCCCATTATTATCTTCAGAAACCATGTCCACCTTCTACATTCTAACTCTAGAAGCCATGAGTGTTGGAAATGAGAGAATAAAATTCGGTGATTCTTCTTTGGGAACCGGTGAGGGAAACATCATCATTGATTCAGGTACAACTTTGACAATTGTTCCAGATGATTTCTTCTCCAATCTTTCAACAGCAGTAGGCAATCAAGTTGAGGGACGGCGTGCTGAGGACCCAAGTGGATTGCTGAGTGTTTGTTATAGTGCTACTTCTGATCTCAAGGTTCCTGCAATCACTGCACATTTCACCGGTGCGGATGTGAAACTTGAACCCATTAACACCTTCGTTCAAGTTTCAGACGATGTTGTGTGCTTGGCCTTCGCCTCTACTACATCAGGAA
- the LOC140954484 gene encoding major pollen allergen Ole e 10-like: MEIARYPSACLPLAFALLLCLAVSTESQSDGHIGGNQDQIRADDVQSRWCIAKPSAYNFELLRNMDYSCGQNGVDCGQIQPGGSCFRPDTTFGHASYAMNLFFKAAGKHPWDCHFNGTGIVVTQDPSFGTCTYPL; this comes from the exons ATGGAGATTGCGAGGTATCCCTCGGCCTGCCTTCCTCTGGCCTTTGCTTTGCTTCTTTGTCTTGCTGTTTCTACAG AGTCACAATCCGATGGCCATATTGGAGGAAACCAGGACCAGATCAGG GCAGATGATGTTCAGAGCAGGTGGTGCATTGCTAAACCATCGGCATATAATTTTGAGCTTTTGCGCAACATGGATTATAGCTGTGGGCAAAATGGAGTGGACTGTGGGCAGATTCAACCAGGTGGTAGCTGCTTTCGTCCAGACACTACCTTTGGACATGCCTCCTACGCTATGAATCTCTTCTTCAAGGCTGCAGGAAAGCACCCATGGGATTGCCATTTCAATGGTACTGGCATTGTTGTTACTCAGGACCCAT CCTTTGGTACCTGCACCTATCCCCTGTAA
- the LOC118041108 gene encoding S-adenosylmethionine synthase 1, translated as METFLFTSESVNEGHPDKLCDQISDAVLDACLEQDPDSKVACETCTKTNMVMVFGEITTKGKIDYEKIVRDTCRNIGFISDDVGLDADKCKVLVNIEQQSPDIAQGVHGHFTKRPEEIGAGDQGHMFGYATDETPEYMPLSHVLATKLGARLTEVRKNGTCPWLRPDGKTQVTVEYYNDNGAMVPVRVHTVLISTQHDETVTNDAIAADLKEHVIKPVIPEKYLDEKTIFHLNPSGRFVIGGPHGDAGLTGRKIIIDTYGGWGAHGGGAFSGKDPTKVDRSGAYIVRQAAKSIVANGLARRCIVQVSYAIGVPEPLSVFVDTYGTGKIPDKEILKIVKENFDFRPGMMTINLDLKRGGNRFLKTAAYGHFGRDDPDFTWEVVKPLKWEKPQA; from the coding sequence ATGGAAACCTTTCTATTCACATCCGAGTCAGTGAACGAGGGCCACCCCGACAAACTATGCGATCAGATCTCTGATGCGGTGCTCGATGCCTGCCTTGAGCAGGACCCAGACAGCAAGGTTGCTTGCGAGACATGTACAAAGACCAACATGGTCATGGTCTTTGGAGAGATCACCACCAAGGGCAAGATAGACTATGAAAAGATTGTTCGTGACACATGCCGTAACATTGGATTTATTTCTGATGATGTTGGTCTTGATGCTGACAAGTGCAAAGTCTTGGTTAACATTGAGCAGCAGAGCCCTGATATTGCTCAGGGTGTCCACGGTCACTTTACCAAGCGGCCAGAGGAGATTGGTGCTGGTGACCAGGGCcatatgtttggttatgccACCGATGAGACCCCTGAGTATATGCCTTTGAGCCATGTACTTGCCACCAAGCTCGGGGCTCGCCTCACTGAAGTTAGGAAGAATGGCACCTGCCCTTGGCTAAGACCTGATGGCAAGACTCAGGTTACTGTTGAATACTACAATGACAACGGTGCAATGGTCCCTGTCCGTGTCCACACTGTTCTCATCTCCACTCAGCATGATGAGACTGTCACAAATGATGCAATTGCTGCTGATCTAAAGgagcatgtcatcaagcctgTCATCCCTGAGAAGTACCTTGATGAGAAAACTATCTTCCACCTAAACCCATCTGGCCGTTTTGTTATTGGTGGCCCTCATGGTGATGCAGGTCTCACTGGACGCAAGATCATTATTGACACCTACGGTGGCTGGGGAGCCCATGGTGGTGGTGCTTTCTCAGGGAAGGACCCAACTAAGGTGGATAGAAGTGGTGCTTACATTGTTAGGCAGGCTGCCAAGAGCATCGTAGCAAATGGTCTTGCTCGTAGGTGCATTGTGCAAGTCTCCTATGCTATTGGTGTACCCGAGCCTTTGTCTGTCTTTGTGGACACCTACGGCACTGGAAAAATTCCTGACAAGGAGATTCTTAAGATTGTGAAGGAGAACTTTGACTTTAGGCCTGGAATGATGACCATCAACCTGGATCTCAAGAGGGGTGGCAATAGGTTCTTGAAGACAGCCGCATACGGACATTTTGGAAGGGATGACCCAGACTTCACCTGGGAGGTTGTCAAGCCCCTCAAATGGGAGAAGCCCCAAGCTTGA
- the LOC118041107 gene encoding uncharacterized protein, with protein sequence MDDSCAVCAEVLEWVAYGACGHREVCSTCVARLRFICDDRRCCICKAESSVVFVTKALGDYTRLINDFSVLPSEPKEGRIGYYWYHEDTQAFFDDVDHYKMIKAMCKLSCSLCDKEESNDGSKRRGKFRNINQLKGHLFHQHKLHMCSLCLEGRKVFLCEQKLYTRAQLNQHISTGDSEVDGSESERGGFMGHPMCEFCKKPFYGDNELYTHMSTEHYTCHLCQRQHPGQYEYYKNYDDLEVHFRRDHFLCDDEECLAKKFIVFQTEAELKRHNTIEHAGHMSRSQRNAALQIPTSFRYRRSNEQDNRRGRGRTFCLDQSDNQLSIAIQASLQTANSESTSRDRSASAQVISDHVDSNDIDPIVQPFESLTGTDPETTSRYLQALGHSSRNATLQESSFPPLFTIPTTGQENSKDESEGLPNNTMAAHLRRQANRNATLINSSQQWPTASHGHGSSSPALYRPTLNTLPLSSRSSAGGPGLSSYASSIQAQSQARPLVVRGRLPVGLLGSSGSTGRMSHSSSAPNLAETGSLKPSISDFPPVSAVQMHKMPSSSQGVLNVEDVQTANKSLVERIRAALENDEDRYALFKDISGQYRQGSIGTGEYLDYVQQFGLSHLILELARLCPDAKKQEELVDTYNASLRSNGKKENGWGRGSTHLKGTTGSTKKGKGIAVEDSSSKDRLADSFINSVRALQSNYKPVEEEVQLSKDGYRTAKGKSNVIHNELQMEPRIQNDSLSSKNIKDGGNEKQRKKTSKFHRVRLGDGSMAALLDLQNSDPDPHNTGENRIDDNGNSGPVRGVWRKGGGQKLFS encoded by the exons ATGGACGATAGCTGTGCGGTGTGCGCGGAGGTTCTAGAATGGGTTGCCTACGGCGCGTGTGGCCATCGTGAAGTTTGCTCCACGTGCGTGGCTCGGCTGCGTTTCATCTGCGACGATCGCCGCTGCTGTATCTGCAAGGCCGAGTCATCTGTCGTTTTTGTCACCAAG GCTTTAGGAGATTATACAAGGTTGATTAATGACTTTTCAGTCTTGCCATCCGAACCAAAGGAGGGTCGAATAGGATATTACTGGTACCATGAGGACACACAGGCATTTTTTGATGATGTTGACCATTACAAAATGATAAAGGCCATGTGCAAACTGTCATGTAGTTTATGTGACAAGGAGGAATCAAATGATGGATCCAAGCGCCGGGGGAAGTTTAGGAATATTAATCAGCTGAAGGGTCATTTATTTCATCAACATAAATTGCATATGTGTAGTCTATGTTTGGAAGGACGAAAG GTTTTTCTTTGTGAGCAAAAACTATACACTAGAGCACAATTGAATCAGCATATAAGCACGGGTGATTCCGAGGTTGATGGGAGTGAGAGTGAAAGAGGTGGCTTTATGGGACATCCCATGTGTGAATTCTGTAAAAAACCATTCTATGGAGATAATGAGTTGTACACACATATGTCAACCGAACACTATACCTGTCATCTATGCCAGAG GCAGCATCCAGGTCAATATGAATATTACAAGAATTATGATGATCTAGAG GTTCACTTCCGTCGAGACCATTTTCTATGCGATGATGAGGAATGTCTTGCCAAAAAGTTTATTGTCTTTCAAACTGAAGCAGAGTTGAAG aGACATAATACAATTGAACATGCTGGACATATGTCTCGTTCTCAGCGAAATGCTGCTCTCCAG ATTCCAACTAGCTTTCGATATCGTCGAAGTAATGAACAAGATAATCGTCGTGGAAGGGGACGGACATTCTGTCTTGATCAATCTGATAACCAACTCTCCATAGCCATTCAAGCTAGCCTGCAGACAGCAAATTCTGAAAGCACATCTCGTGATCGATCAGCTAGTGCGCAAGTGATCTCCGATCATGTAGATTCAAATGATATTGATCCAATAGTTCAGCCTTTTGAATCATTAACTGGTACAGATCCTGAGACAACATCGAGATATCTTCAAGCCTTGGGACACTCTTCTAGGAATGCAACTTTGCAAGAATCTTCCTTTCCTCCTCTTTTTACGATTCCTACCACTGGTCAAGAAAACTCCAAAGATGAATCAGAAGGTTTGCCTAATAATACGATGGCAGCACATCTCCGGCGCCAGGCCAACAGAAATGCAACTTTAATCAATTCATCTCAGCAATGGCCGACAGCAAGCCATGGACATGGATCAAGTAGTCCAGCACTATATAGGCCTACATTAAATACATTGCCTTTGAGCTCAAGAAGTTCTGCTGGTGGACCTGGTCTCTCTAGTTATGCAAGTTCAATTCAGGCTCAGTCTCAGGCCCGACCCTTAGTGGTTCGTGGGCGTCTCCCAGTTGGTTTGTTGGGGAGCTCAGGCAGCACAGGTAGGATGAGCCACTCTTCATCAGCCCCAAATCTTGCTGAGACTGGATCATTGAAACCCTCCATTTCAGATTTTCCTCCAGTTTCTGCAGTGCAGATGCACAAGATGCCCTCCAGTAGCCAGGGTGTGCTGAACGTGGAAGATGTTCAAACTGCAAACAAGTCATTGGTGGAAAGGATACGTGCTGCTCTTGAAAATGACGAGGATAGATATGCTCTTTTTAAAGATATATCTGGACAGTATCGACAGGGCTCAATTGGCACAGGAGAGTACCTGGATTATGTGCAGCAATTTGGGCTGTCACATTTAATTCTTGAGTTGGCTAGACTTTGTCCTGATGCTAAGAAGCAGGAAGAGCTTGTTGACACCTACAATGCTAGTTTGAGAAGCAATGGGAAGAAAGAGAATGGTTGGGGCCGTGGTAGCACCCATTTAAAAGGCACTACTGGATCTACTAAGAAAGGCAAGGGAATAGCCGTTGAAGACAGCAGTTCAAAGGATAGGTTGGCGGATAGCTTTATTAACTCTGTTCGGGCTCTGCAGTCGAATTACAAGCCTGTGGAAGAAGAGGTGCAGCTATCGAAAGATGGGTATCGGACTGCCAAAGGCAAGTCAAATGTCATTCATAATGAGTTGCAAATGGAACCAAGAATCCAAAATGATTCTTTatctagtaaaaatataaaagatgggGGTAATGAGAAGCAACGGAAGAAAACCTCCAAGTTTCATAGAGTGAGGCTAGGTGATGGTTCAATGGCAGCCCTTTTGGATCTCCAAAACTCTGATCCTGATCCTCACAACACAGGGGAAAACAGGATAGATGATAATGGTAATTCAGGACCTGTGCGTGGAGTCTGGCGAAAAGGTGGGGGACAAAAGCTATTTTCATGA